A stretch of DNA from Odontesthes bonariensis isolate fOdoBon6 chromosome 2, fOdoBon6.hap1, whole genome shotgun sequence:
TTGGGTTATGGACTGTCAGCCTAGTAAGACGAGCAAAATCAAAATGCAAATCTTCAGACATTTAATGAATGAAGCCATCATTTAAGTGCTGAAATGATTAAATGGATCATTAAAAGCTTTATTTATTAGTTTAAACTAGTACAGGTGACAATTTACCTGCTATAGCCCATGCAGAAATCCCTCTAACAAACATCATGCTGCACGCTCACTGTAATCTGTCCAAAGATAAAAGTGGCCTCCGGCTCATTAGTCAAAGCAGAGAAAGGTAACCTGCTTCCCTCTTGTGGCCGAGCAGGGACCTGCAGATTGTGTCTCTTGTCACCACCAGCATCTTGCCttacggaggaggaggaggcatgTTCACCGTGACACACTTTACACACATAGTTCTCAGAATGACATTTAAAGCCAGCACTAACAGTGAAAATGGAGGAGGAATACTTTGAGTTGTCACAAGTCAAACTCTCTTTGCTGGATTGTGAACTGGGATGGGGGGTGGACAGAGTGCAGGGGTCACTGTTCCTGACATCCTCTCCTCTGCCCACCACACTCCCCAGATGAGCTCTCATTTTTTTCCAAAGTCCCTGAAGAGCACTCTGGAAACGCTTGCTAAGCAGCGCATACAGGAGGGGATTGATATCAGAGTTCAGCAGCACCAGCCAGTAGGAGAAGGTAATGGCAAAGGGTGGGACGAGCGCTGTTGTGGCCTGAGCCAGAGCCACGCTTATGTAGGGCGTCCAGCAGAGTAGGAACCCCGAGATGACCAGGAGGAGGCGCCTCACTCCATGGTGGTGCTGCTGGGAGCTTTGAACAGGTGGCTGCAAGCTGTTCCAAGACCGAAAAGAGAACAACAACCTGGATGCAGCGGTGCTCTGTTGTGTAGCCTCAGGAGGCACAGGGTTGACATCCCTCTCCTCTGTACTGGCTTGAGACATAAACTCTCCATTTATGTGGTAGTTAAGTCTCCAGGGGCTCCCACAGTGCTGGTGAGATGCATCCCCGGGAGTGAAACTAGCGCATGGATTCCTGCTGCGCTGGACAGAGTCCTCCAGTGTGTGGATCCTCCTGGCGTGGCTGCGGGCCACCTTGACAATGTTCGCATAGCAGAAGAGGATCACCGCAGTAGGTATGAGGTAGGACAGAGCAGCCACGCAGGTGGTGTAGCTTGGACTTATGGACCAGTTGACCGCACAACTATACATGGGTACCACATAGCTGACAGAGCTCCAGCCCAGCAAAGGAGGGCTGCTGATGGCCAGGGCCTGCAGCCAGATCCACAGGACCACAGCGCATGTCCTCCACAGGGTGCAGCGAGAGCTGTAGCGGAGGCAATCCATGATGGAATAGTATCGGTCCAGAGCGATGGCAGCTAGTGTCAGTGCAGAAGCTGTGAGGTACACAGAGGAGGTGtaaccaacaaacaaacagaggtcCTAGCAGTCAGGAGAGAGACAGAACCTCATCACATGGACAGTCAATGGATCAAAGAAAACACGTGCATGAGAGGTTAAGTCAAATACACAAAATATTCTACAGGACAAAGTTGACCTACTGTGCAGTCCACCCATCTGTGTTCCATGATGGACAGAGCAACAAAAGGCATGACTCCAATGCCCACCAAGAGGTCACTGATGGCCAAGTTCATGATTAGTACTGATGTCACCGAGTGGAGGGTCTTGGTTGCAGCCACAATAACAATGACAAGAATATTCCCtaaacaaaaatacaacacacatgcatacaaacatacaaTGTAATGGAGGTCAGTCCGATCAGATCTACAATAATCTTTACCGGCTATAATCGACGATGTTGAAAAACGAGACTTTAGAATTTATTTGAAccaattcatttttttcagtttaccTGATGAAAATATGTAGCtacatgaaaaagaaagtacatccGCTTCTAATTCTAAGGTTTTAAATATCAGGATATAATAGAATAAATCACCTGGTATCTATCAGgttttaaaatgaggtaaacacAACCTCAGGTTAACAACAAAACATAGCATAGTACACCAACTCTTGACCAAATGAAGAAACAGTGTTTAAAAAACATGGCACACCCTTACTATTTCCAGGAGATTTAAGGGTAAGTAACTGTTAGGTGCTGCCAATCAAATGCACCccattaactgatcatcaggaAGTGTGAGCatcctctataaaagcagaggtttgagcagtttgctggtctggagcattcagatgTGCGACTtaaatgccaaggaggaaagacatcccCAACGATCTTAGAgcagcaactgttgctgcccatcaatctgggccGGGTTATCAGGCCATCTCCAAACTATTTTGGAGTCCATCAATCTACAGTAAGAAAGCAGTGGGCGTCTCAACAAGTTAAGTCCAAAGGTCAGACTGTGCGATCCTCAAAGAAATTGCAACAAACCTctgagctacatctcagactctacaggcctcagttaacatGGTAactgttagtgttagtgttaatGTCCTTTGGACATATGAGACCAAAGAGGAGATGTTTGTACCTCTCTGTACTTTGGCGTCTCCCGGTCATCCCTGTCTCGCCTCCAGCTGGTGCAGACTGCAGCTGCACGTCTTTTAACTGGGACAAGGATGAGAGACCACATTAGTCCTGTTTTAGCCTCACTGCACTGGCTGCCTGTTCATTTTAATATTCTTGTATTtggttttaaatctttaaatggtcTAGCCCTGCCCTACCTCTCTgagtctttaatgttttttgtaCTGTGTGATGTTTTGAATTTCCCtctggattaataaagtatctatctatctatttatcattgttcagcactttggtcagttgctgctgtttttttaagtgctttatgaataaagtTGGTTCGGCATGGCTTGGCTTGGGCTTGGgattgggcttgttttgcagccacaggacttGGGCACTTTGTAGTCACTGACCGGAACAGTTACAGGACAATTAATGCAAGCAAACtaacaaatctacaacagaatgactgaaaaagGTGTTAGACTTTGACTGGATCCCAGACCTCTACCTGATTAAAGTGCTGAGGCAAGAGTTGTGCGTAACCAAATGAACTGATACAGCGTTGGAAAGAAGAGTGAGCTGAAGAGTGAAGTTCCTTCACAATGATGCAAAATCCTGGTGATGACCAACAGAAATCACTTCTAGTTCTTGCTGCTGAAGGTCATCTTACTATTGAATCACAGGGTAGACTTAATTTTCACACATAGTTTCTGCAGTTTGGCCAACTTCTTGTTTGATACATGATAAGGTGTAATACGTCatatgttgttcatctgaggttgtatatATTTTAAGACTTGGTAAGGATCACATGGTTTTTCAGTCATGCCCAGAAACATTAAACCAACTGAGAGAGGATGTCTTTTTCACACAACTGTAGATGTTAAATGCTGACTATTTCACCTTGAAGTTGTCATTTTCTAAACCACATCGGATCTTGAAATAGATCCCACTCGAGGCGTTGAATGCACCCGTTGAAAGTTCACTCAGATCATTAAATCAGTGTTAAAAGAAACAAATCAAGCAAATTACCAGACTTTTGAGGGGGCATGAAACTTTGATGAGAGCAGACAAGATGAAAACTCACTGTGATTTTAAAGTGTCAATCGGGGTCATTTATTTTCAGAATTATCATAATAATTGTACTTTGTCAAAAGTTAGTATTAACTTGACACAAGACCTCATAAAAGAGGTCTACAAATCCTTTCAGGTAACAAGAATCCATGTTAATTGTGACAGAAAtcttgaaatgtgttttttttccacgtTACCACAGAAAACGAGGGCCTCTCTGTGGTAGTCAGTCATTATCACACTGAAATGCTAATTAATGCACCTTCACTTTACTGCCTGAATTTCTTATGGAAAATTCTAGCAGGAAGGACTTTTTGTtggatatacatatatagacgGTTAAATGTagaaaactgaaaacattttacGCTTTTAAAGAAATATGGCATCTTCAGATGAGTGTGTAGCCTACCTGTCACAGCTCCCAAACACATGAGCACAATAAGAAtctccaggagcagctgggcCCTCTCAGACAACCTGCCCTCTGCGGCCTCAGTCCAACTCGAGTTGAACACTGCAGCCTCAACGAGGGATCTGGAACCTTCGAAGTCATCCATATTCCACTCCAATAACTACTTTCCTCACATCATGAGTCATGTACTGTAAAAGCAGGACTTGGTACGAAAAGAAATTGCTGCGACCACATGAACTCTTTCTGCTCCCATTCTGATCTGACGGTCACCAGGTGAACAAActccttttcatttattgagTGAAGGGAGGAGGGAGCATCAACCCCTTCTTGTTAACTCTTTCAGTGCTTCCTCTGTCAATGCTCCTCTGTAATAATCCTTAAATTACTAAGAGATACAGATACAGAACAAATATGACATAGGATTTATTTGATTCAAATGTatcataaaaaaatacaacttcATCACACACAGCAATAAAAACAttgagaaaacagaaaaacataccAAAAGCAAAAGCAGTATTTAAACATGCATTAGAGTGTGCTGGGTCTTAACATTATGATCAAGTCCTGATGCTCCAAAGCAAAAACTAATTGCCTCCATAAACACAAATCCCCTTCTTTAAAAGGTAAACGTTTCCACTTCCACTGCTGCTCTGCCAACATCGATTGCGTCTATTAATAAAACAACATGCCAAGTGGAACATTTAGATGTAATAACCAAGACTGATCTTTATGCACAACCCCTATTAAGACAAAAAAGCAGCTCTAATGATGGCTGAAACAATTGAGCGTGTAAGTCATTCATAAAGTCGTCCCCCCCAAACCATTTTTTAAACCTGCTACCAGACAAGGAAATAAACTCAACATCTAGCAATCAGGTGTCTTGTCAGGATCCCCTTCAGTTGCATTTTGAGCTGA
This window harbors:
- the LOC142391645 gene encoding 5-hydroxytryptamine receptor 1D isoform X2 translates to MDDFEGSRSLVEAAVFNSSWTEAAEGRLSERAQLLLEILIVLMCLGAVTASALTLAAIALDRYYSIMDCLRYSSRCTLWRTCAVVLWIWLQALAISSPPLLGWSSVSYVVPMYSCAVNWSISPSYTTCVAALSYLIPTAVILFCYANIVKVARSHARRIHTLEDSVQRSRNPCASFTPGDASHQHCGSPWRLNYHINGEFMSQASTEERDVNPVPPEATQQSTAASRLLFSFRSWNSLQPPVQSSQQHHHGVRRLLLVISGFLLCWTPYISVALAQATTALVPPFAITFSYWLVLLNSDINPLLYALLSKRFQSALQGLWKKMRAHLGSVVGRGEDVRNSDPCTLSTPHPSSQSSKESLTCDNSKYSSSIFTVSAGFKCHSENYVCKVCHGEHASSSSVRQDAGGDKRHNLQVPARPQEGSRLPFSALTNEPEATFIFGQITVSVQHDVC
- the LOC142391645 gene encoding 5-hydroxytryptamine receptor 1D isoform X1, whose protein sequence is MDDFEGSRSLVEAAVFNSSWTEAAEGRLSERAQLLLEILIVLMCLGAVTGNILVIVIVAATKTLHSVTSVLIMNLAISDLLVGIGVMPFVALSIMEHRWVDCTDLCLFVGYTSSVYLTASALTLAAIALDRYYSIMDCLRYSSRCTLWRTCAVVLWIWLQALAISSPPLLGWSSVSYVVPMYSCAVNWSISPSYTTCVAALSYLIPTAVILFCYANIVKVARSHARRIHTLEDSVQRSRNPCASFTPGDASHQHCGSPWRLNYHINGEFMSQASTEERDVNPVPPEATQQSTAASRLLFSFRSWNSLQPPVQSSQQHHHGVRRLLLVISGFLLCWTPYISVALAQATTALVPPFAITFSYWLVLLNSDINPLLYALLSKRFQSALQGLWKKMRAHLGSVVGRGEDVRNSDPCTLSTPHPSSQSSKESLTCDNSKYSSSIFTVSAGFKCHSENYVCKVCHGEHASSSSVRQDAGGDKRHNLQVPARPQEGSRLPFSALTNEPEATFIFGQITVSVQHDVC
- the LOC142391645 gene encoding 5-hydroxytryptamine receptor 1D isoform X3 — protein: MNLAISDLLVGIGVMPFVALSIMEHRWVDCTDLCLFVGYTSSVYLTASALTLAAIALDRYYSIMDCLRYSSRCTLWRTCAVVLWIWLQALAISSPPLLGWSSVSYVVPMYSCAVNWSISPSYTTCVAALSYLIPTAVILFCYANIVKVARSHARRIHTLEDSVQRSRNPCASFTPGDASHQHCGSPWRLNYHINGEFMSQASTEERDVNPVPPEATQQSTAASRLLFSFRSWNSLQPPVQSSQQHHHGVRRLLLVISGFLLCWTPYISVALAQATTALVPPFAITFSYWLVLLNSDINPLLYALLSKRFQSALQGLWKKMRAHLGSVVGRGEDVRNSDPCTLSTPHPSSQSSKESLTCDNSKYSSSIFTVSAGFKCHSENYVCKVCHGEHASSSSVRQDAGGDKRHNLQVPARPQEGSRLPFSALTNEPEATFIFGQITVSVQHDVC